One window of the Methanomassiliicoccaceae archaeon DOK genome contains the following:
- a CDS encoding histidine--tRNA ligase, producing the protein MIQCPRGTRDFLPDELEKRRFYENRLRHTARTFGFREVETPIFEDAELFILRSGPNVLKELYAFEDKGGRQIALRPEMTAPVVRMFVNNMSNEPKPIKVFYFGQCFRYERPQSGRYREFFQFGAEIIGSATPETDAEAIALAYAMIGQIGVKNYRIRIGHIGVLRQRIADAGVPAERTAEVLQKLDKKLYDEARPLMEDMGVKAEDIDDIFSLTETVGGVEVLDRVPGEAGDWLRQVVAYLKVMGVEDLEIDLGVVRGLDYYTGMVFEAEAPALGAEKQICGGGSYTLSELFGGEKVFSTGFAIGFDRILLALEKEGSSYDPEGIDAYVVPVTEGMRVKAAEVTAMLRASGVSADMDIMGRKMAKALKFASSAKARYAVIVGEKEMEQDSVTLRDMSTGEQTIVKVAEFCGKIRGC; encoded by the coding sequence ATGATTCAGTGTCCGCGCGGTACGAGGGACTTCCTCCCCGATGAGTTGGAGAAACGCAGGTTCTACGAGAACAGGCTCAGGCATACCGCGAGGACGTTCGGCTTCAGGGAGGTGGAGACCCCCATCTTCGAGGACGCGGAGCTCTTCATCCTGAGGTCCGGGCCCAACGTGCTGAAGGAGCTCTACGCCTTCGAGGACAAGGGCGGCAGGCAGATCGCCCTCCGTCCCGAGATGACCGCGCCGGTCGTCAGGATGTTCGTCAACAACATGAGCAACGAGCCCAAGCCCATCAAGGTGTTCTACTTCGGGCAGTGCTTCAGGTACGAGAGGCCCCAGAGCGGGAGGTACAGGGAGTTCTTCCAGTTCGGTGCCGAGATCATCGGCAGCGCCACGCCCGAGACGGACGCCGAGGCGATCGCGCTCGCCTACGCGATGATCGGGCAGATCGGCGTGAAGAACTACCGCATCCGCATCGGCCACATCGGGGTCCTCAGGCAGAGGATCGCCGACGCCGGCGTCCCGGCGGAGAGGACCGCGGAGGTCCTCCAGAAGCTCGACAAGAAGCTCTACGACGAGGCGAGGCCGCTCATGGAGGACATGGGCGTGAAGGCCGAGGACATCGACGACATCTTCTCGCTGACGGAGACCGTCGGCGGCGTGGAGGTCCTGGACAGGGTCCCGGGAGAGGCCGGGGACTGGCTCAGGCAGGTCGTCGCGTACCTGAAGGTCATGGGAGTCGAGGACCTGGAGATCGACCTGGGCGTCGTCAGGGGCTTGGACTACTACACCGGCATGGTCTTCGAGGCAGAGGCACCCGCGCTTGGCGCGGAGAAGCAGATCTGCGGAGGCGGCTCGTACACCCTGTCCGAGCTCTTCGGAGGGGAGAAGGTATTCTCCACCGGATTCGCCATAGGGTTCGACAGGATCCTGCTGGCACTCGAGAAGGAGGGCAGCTCCTACGACCCCGAGGGAATCGACGCCTACGTGGTGCCGGTCACCGAGGGCATGAGGGTCAAGGCCGCCGAGGTCACAGCCATGCTGAGGGCCTCCGGCGTCTCCGCAGACATGGACATCATGGGCAGGAAGATGGCCAAGGCGCTGAAGTTCGCGTCGTCGGCCAAGGCAAGGTACGCCGTCATCGTGGGCGAGAAGGAGATGGAGCAGGACTCCGTCACCCTCAGGGACATGTCCACGGGGGAGCAGACCATTGTGAAGGTGGCGGAGTTCTGCGGGAAGATCAGAGGTTGCTGA
- a CDS encoding leucine-rich repeat protein, producing the protein MVAIVGGVSVFEDSSLDATQTTGDGPTNGYTSGDDTPTTEPTVVSAKGKTSAGSSAASWSYNCESHTLTITVSQTTNQISALDSDSSTSWGSWTLESATLSNDDKRTSGYYPDDIFDTTGFTLVITGGDPNISANAFKNAKVTTVSFNSSSTNVSIEADSFNGCSTLATVDLKNVTSVGANAFKDCSELKTISNIASPTIGDYAFQNCKELISVNLVSATLGDGKTVFAGCEKLTKFEVSSTSSYKVDSAGHILYDSGETTVVAYTPGHTPTGVVVLPSTVRTVNMGTENVVYVIDLLKTSGDVTFNKLDSGTKATAISYSSQGMSSVTPSYANGTFTLRYTLYSGWAVTESCMDDGGAGATIATDGKSIQMKVTAGSSYKLLPMGVVKVTADSVQDLKEMDGWLVDCQLDMFNEEDGILTNVDLSARITGYSDSGSGVATVGDTMYFHGMACDVTGFNPGKYTALKELTVTDDLSIPSGIFENCSKLTKVTMDSVTELNDSVFRYCVSLSEVSMDSCTSIGDYAFEGCNALSKITLGANKVDFGRGVFNNCPQLDMLAVGNDTEITGNPGLFIVHLDDSMSVSLYDDNLVITGLSNVLMYSDSKSGEKVEARTSADGWSTVYVGDMDEIYLSKGTASRSDGYMIVFDTQIGVKTDSILVTGSGGVDLPTPHKDGYKFRGWSTDSENFVEFDDGSGVRSSQILYGFWEKEVSPDNISIYVLAAFAVAVIATVLVLFVNSRR; encoded by the coding sequence ATGGTTGCTATCGTGGGTGGAGTGTCCGTATTCGAAGATAGCTCTCTCGATGCTACTCAAACAACGGGAGATGGTCCGACAAATGGGTATACATCTGGCGATGATACACCTACCACCGAGCCAACGGTTGTTTCTGCTAAAGGAAAGACTTCAGCCGGATCATCTGCCGCCTCATGGAGCTATAATTGTGAGAGTCATACACTCACGATTACAGTCTCTCAAACAACCAACCAGATATCCGCGCTCGATTCTGATAGCTCTACGTCATGGGGAAGTTGGACACTCGAGTCCGCAACATTATCAAATGATGACAAAAGAACAAGTGGTTATTATCCAGATGACATCTTCGACACAACCGGATTCACCCTGGTTATAACAGGAGGGGATCCAAACATATCCGCTAACGCATTCAAAAACGCAAAGGTTACAACAGTTTCGTTCAATTCTTCTTCGACCAACGTGTCGATAGAGGCGGACTCGTTCAACGGTTGTTCCACCCTAGCTACAGTCGATCTGAAGAACGTCACGTCGGTCGGAGCCAATGCGTTCAAGGACTGTTCCGAATTGAAGACGATATCGAACATTGCATCGCCGACGATAGGTGACTATGCGTTCCAGAACTGCAAGGAGCTGATATCCGTTAATCTCGTCTCGGCTACACTCGGTGACGGGAAGACAGTGTTCGCCGGATGTGAGAAACTCACGAAGTTCGAGGTCTCCAGCACATCCTCATACAAGGTCGACAGCGCGGGACACATCCTGTACGATTCGGGAGAGACAACAGTCGTTGCATACACTCCGGGACACACACCCACAGGCGTCGTGGTGCTGCCGTCTACCGTCAGGACGGTCAACATGGGGACCGAGAACGTCGTCTATGTCATCGATCTGCTGAAGACATCAGGTGACGTGACCTTCAACAAGCTGGATTCTGGAACGAAGGCGACCGCCATCTCGTATTCTTCCCAAGGGATGTCATCGGTCACCCCATCATACGCCAACGGAACGTTCACACTCAGGTACACGCTGTATTCCGGATGGGCGGTCACCGAGAGCTGCATGGATGATGGGGGCGCCGGTGCGACCATCGCAACCGACGGAAAAAGCATCCAGATGAAGGTGACTGCAGGCAGCTCGTACAAGCTGCTTCCCATGGGAGTCGTCAAGGTGACAGCGGACAGCGTGCAGGATCTCAAGGAGATGGACGGATGGCTCGTGGACTGCCAGCTGGACATGTTCAACGAGGAGGACGGCATTCTCACCAACGTCGACCTCAGTGCAAGGATCACGGGATACAGCGATTCCGGTTCCGGAGTCGCCACGGTCGGTGATACGATGTACTTCCACGGAATGGCCTGCGATGTTACCGGATTCAATCCAGGGAAATACACGGCATTGAAGGAACTCACAGTGACGGACGATCTGAGCATACCTTCGGGGATATTCGAGAATTGTTCGAAACTAACGAAGGTGACGATGGACAGTGTCACAGAACTCAACGACAGCGTCTTCAGATACTGCGTCAGTCTCTCGGAGGTCAGCATGGACTCATGCACCTCCATAGGCGACTACGCCTTCGAAGGGTGCAACGCCCTCAGCAAGATAACCCTGGGCGCCAACAAGGTCGATTTCGGAAGAGGGGTGTTCAACAACTGTCCACAACTGGATATGCTCGCGGTCGGCAACGATACGGAGATAACCGGAAACCCCGGTTTGTTCATCGTTCATCTCGATGACAGCATGTCCGTCAGCCTGTACGACGACAATCTGGTCATCACGGGCCTGTCCAACGTTCTGATGTACTCCGACAGCAAGAGCGGGGAGAAGGTCGAGGCGAGGACTTCCGCCGACGGTTGGTCCACAGTCTATGTTGGAGACATGGACGAGATCTATCTCTCCAAAGGAACCGCCAGCAGGTCTGACGGCTACATGATCGTTTTCGACACACAGATCGGTGTGAAGACGGACAGCATATTGGTCACCGGAAGCGGCGGTGTAGACCTTCCAACCCCACACAAGGACGGATACAAGTTCAGGGGTTGGTCGACGGACTCCGAGAACTTCGTCGAATTCGATGACGGTTCAGGTGTGAGGAGCAGCCAGATTCTGTACGGATTCTGGGAGAAGGAAGTCTCGCCAGACAACATCTCCATCTATGTGCTGGCGGCATTCGCAGTGGCTGTAATAGCGACCGTGCTTGTGCTGTTCGTCAACAGTCGCCGTTGA
- a CDS encoding ATP-binding cassette domain-containing protein translates to MDGTPAIEAVGLTKMYGGFAAISNVNLTVRKGEFMGLLGPNGAGKSTTLKAITGLLMPTSGSVRIAGIDIHDHRRAMEHVGCVIETPEPYPGFTPAEIMEYVGRLYGLDSREIEIRARDVLETMRMWEWRDKKIGEFSKGMRQRVVLAQALLPNPDTIILDEPTSGLDPRGMIEIRQTLAELKHRNVSLLISTHILSEVSEICGSVTMIRDGKVIASGDVAKLIHGTGADKEITLEIRTLRPFTPQIVSDLTRCQGVTGSERMGDYTLKLQFSGSTEDQAHVNEVAFRSGLGILALNEKGANLEDLYMELTKGDEIQ, encoded by the coding sequence ATGGACGGCACACCAGCCATAGAAGCCGTCGGCCTGACGAAGATGTACGGCGGATTCGCCGCCATATCCAACGTCAACCTCACGGTCCGGAAAGGGGAGTTCATGGGCCTTCTGGGTCCGAACGGAGCGGGCAAGAGCACCACCCTCAAAGCCATCACCGGACTGCTGATGCCGACATCCGGCAGCGTTAGAATCGCCGGGATCGACATCCACGACCACAGACGTGCTATGGAGCACGTGGGATGCGTCATCGAGACTCCGGAACCGTACCCCGGATTCACCCCCGCGGAGATCATGGAGTACGTAGGAAGGCTCTACGGACTCGACTCCAGGGAGATCGAGATCCGCGCCAGGGACGTCCTGGAGACGATGAGGATGTGGGAGTGGCGCGACAAGAAGATAGGGGAGTTCTCCAAGGGAATGAGGCAGAGGGTGGTCCTCGCGCAGGCGCTTCTGCCGAACCCCGACACGATCATCCTGGACGAGCCCACGTCCGGACTCGATCCCAGAGGGATGATAGAGATCAGACAGACCCTGGCGGAGCTGAAGCACAGGAACGTCAGTCTGCTGATTTCCACGCACATCCTGAGCGAGGTCTCCGAGATCTGCGGATCGGTCACCATGATCCGCGACGGGAAGGTCATCGCCTCCGGGGATGTCGCCAAGCTCATCCATGGGACCGGGGCGGACAAGGAGATAACCCTCGAGATACGCACGCTCAGACCGTTCACGCCCCAGATCGTCAGCGACCTCACCCGCTGCCAGGGCGTCACCGGCTCTGAGAGGATGGGGGACTACACGCTGAAGCTGCAGTTCTCCGGCTCCACGGAGGACCAGGCCCATGTGAACGAGGTCGCCTTCAGGTCCGGACTCGGGATCCTGGCGCTGAACGAGAAGGGAGCCAACCTGGAGGACCTGTACATGGAGCTCACGAAGGGGGACGAGATCCAATGA
- a CDS encoding reverse transcriptase-like protein, with translation MTVYSDGGSRGNPGPSAYAIVVTSSGRVVHEHSEFLGVHTNNYAEYRGLIAAINKAVELGAEEAEFVMDSQLVIRQMTGEYRVKNPDMAVLHADAESLASLIPKVSYRNVRRSEEFIPRADALLNAEMDRNQK, from the coding sequence CTGACCGTCTACTCGGACGGCGGATCCAGAGGGAACCCCGGACCATCGGCCTACGCCATCGTCGTCACGTCCTCCGGAAGGGTCGTGCACGAGCACTCCGAATTCTTGGGGGTCCACACGAACAACTACGCCGAGTACAGGGGGCTCATAGCGGCCATAAACAAGGCCGTGGAGCTGGGCGCCGAGGAGGCGGAGTTCGTCATGGACTCGCAGCTCGTCATCAGGCAGATGACCGGCGAGTACAGGGTGAAGAACCCAGACATGGCGGTCCTTCACGCCGACGCGGAATCGCTGGCGTCGCTCATACCGAAGGTCTCCTACAGGAACGTGAGGAGGTCGGAGGAGTTCATCCCCCGCGCCGACGCGCTCCTGAACGCGGAGATGGACAGGAACCAGAAATGA
- a CDS encoding aspartate 1-decarboxylase, with product MLRGKIHRATVTETRLDYEGSITIDEDLLDRAGIWVGEKVTIADVNNGSRFDTYTLPGKRGSGIIAVNGAAAHLVNEGDLVIIMAYELVDEPIKAKVLLVDSDNRVARELVY from the coding sequence ATGCTTCGCGGTAAAATCCACAGGGCGACCGTCACGGAGACCCGCCTCGACTACGAGGGCAGCATCACCATCGACGAGGACCTGCTTGACAGGGCCGGGATCTGGGTGGGCGAGAAGGTCACCATAGCGGACGTCAACAACGGCAGCCGCTTCGACACATACACCCTGCCCGGCAAGAGGGGCAGCGGCATCATCGCCGTCAACGGGGCCGCCGCGCACCTTGTGAACGAGGGCGACCTCGTCATCATCATGGCCTACGAGCTCGTCGACGAGCCCATCAAGGCCAAGGTACTGCTGGTGGACTCCGACAACAGGGTCGCCAGGGAGCTGGTCTATTGA
- a CDS encoding ATP-binding cassette domain-containing protein, with translation MVIPPLEVRDLGYGYDGRPILDGVSFSLSPGEVLGILGPNGCGKTTLLRNLNRNLRPKVGCVLLDGNDLEGMQKRDIARKVAAVPQTNEISFAFTVRDIVEMGRMPFQEAFRGSTSEDERIVREAMEQAGVAHMADRRINTMSGGERQRTIIARALAQTPDVLLMDEPTLHLDVSMQFDVLDLVRRLSRESGLTVVLVSHDLPMVARYCDRIILLHDRRVFAVGTPEEVLTPGNMRTVFSVDARYETDERGNPTVRLFGACHDGSDDAGTGR, from the coding sequence ATGGTGATCCCTCCGCTAGAGGTCCGCGACCTCGGATACGGATACGACGGCAGGCCCATCCTCGACGGCGTGTCCTTCTCCCTCAGCCCGGGGGAGGTCCTCGGCATCCTGGGTCCCAACGGGTGCGGCAAGACCACGCTGCTGAGGAACCTCAACAGGAACCTGAGGCCGAAGGTCGGGTGCGTCCTCCTCGACGGGAACGACCTGGAGGGTATGCAGAAGAGGGACATCGCCAGGAAGGTCGCCGCGGTCCCGCAGACCAACGAGATCAGCTTCGCGTTCACCGTGAGGGACATAGTCGAGATGGGGAGGATGCCGTTCCAGGAGGCCTTCCGCGGAAGCACCTCCGAGGACGAGAGGATTGTCCGCGAGGCGATGGAGCAGGCGGGAGTCGCCCACATGGCCGACCGCCGCATCAACACCATGAGCGGAGGGGAGAGACAGAGGACGATCATAGCCAGGGCCCTCGCCCAGACGCCTGACGTCCTGCTGATGGACGAGCCGACCCTCCACCTCGACGTGAGCATGCAGTTCGACGTTCTCGACCTGGTCCGCAGGCTGTCCCGCGAAAGCGGACTCACGGTGGTCCTCGTCTCCCACGACCTGCCGATGGTGGCTAGGTACTGCGACAGGATAATCCTCCTTCACGACAGGAGGGTGTTCGCGGTCGGGACCCCCGAGGAGGTCCTGACGCCCGGGAACATGCGCACGGTTTTCAGCGTCGACGCCCGCTACGAGACGGACGAGCGCGGGAACCCCACGGTCAGGCTATTCGGCGCCTGCCACGACGGTTCCGACGATGCGGGGACGGGACGCTGA
- a CDS encoding iron chelate uptake ABC transporter family permease subunit → MLVVLLFLFILLDLSWAGNRTLSLGEVWAALTGNGTWGTDQIVNSQNLPRIAIGVFVGAGLAVTGGVMQAVFRNPLADPYILGLSSGASLGSALAILVGVSFIPLSASQPVLAFVFCLLTMFLVYTVSRAGGGNVRTETLVLAGVAVSALISAIVSFLTYIAPSDEMQDIVFWSMGNLGNPEWTEIAIVATVVVAGAAVMLTQCRKLNAMMLGDAHAMDLGVDVAKVRLMLLVVSSLVVAVSVAFVGTIGFIGLVIPHIFRLILGPDNRLVLPLSTLGGAAFIIMCDYVAHFVAPYYGVLPIGVVTSLVGAPFFVYLLVSRRREVGW, encoded by the coding sequence GTGCTCGTCGTCCTGCTTTTCTTGTTCATCCTGCTGGACCTGTCCTGGGCTGGGAACAGGACGCTGTCGCTCGGCGAGGTCTGGGCGGCCCTCACGGGGAACGGCACATGGGGGACGGACCAGATCGTCAACTCCCAGAACCTGCCTCGCATCGCGATCGGCGTCTTCGTCGGCGCCGGACTGGCGGTCACCGGCGGGGTGATGCAGGCGGTCTTCAGGAACCCGTTGGCCGACCCGTACATACTCGGACTGTCCTCCGGCGCCTCCCTGGGATCCGCCCTGGCGATCCTGGTAGGGGTGTCCTTCATACCCCTCTCCGCGTCCCAGCCGGTACTGGCCTTCGTGTTCTGCCTGCTGACCATGTTCCTCGTCTACACGGTATCTAGGGCGGGAGGAGGCAACGTCAGGACGGAGACGCTCGTCCTCGCCGGAGTGGCGGTGTCCGCACTCATATCGGCGATCGTGTCGTTCCTAACCTACATCGCCCCGAGCGATGAGATGCAGGACATCGTGTTCTGGTCGATGGGTAACCTCGGCAATCCCGAATGGACCGAGATAGCGATCGTGGCGACCGTGGTGGTCGCAGGCGCGGCGGTGATGCTGACCCAGTGCAGGAAGCTGAACGCGATGATGCTCGGTGACGCCCATGCCATGGACCTCGGCGTGGATGTCGCCAAGGTCCGCCTGATGTTGCTCGTGGTGTCGTCCCTGGTCGTAGCCGTCAGCGTTGCCTTCGTCGGGACCATAGGCTTCATCGGCCTCGTGATCCCCCATATTTTCAGACTCATTCTCGGACCGGACAACCGCCTGGTCCTGCCGCTCTCCACCCTGGGAGGGGCGGCGTTCATCATAATGTGCGACTACGTCGCCCATTTCGTGGCCCCGTACTACGGCGTGCTCCCCATAGGCGTGGTGACATCCCTGGTGGGGGCGCCGTTCTTCGTTTACCTGCTGGTTAGCAGGAGGAGGGAGGTCGGATGGTGA
- a CDS encoding glyoxalase: MPLGDPQGGLFEYTVEGIPESIFACSVPVRDLDRAIEFYTGILCLDVLGCTGAEAYLRRGQCRIILRVSEDAGVDTGVYFGVDSPFNTRRRLIDEDVEFVREPVHTPFGTCTSFLDPDGNVLHAIDCGAEFRI; this comes from the coding sequence ATGCCTTTGGGAGATCCACAGGGAGGCCTCTTCGAGTACACCGTCGAGGGGATTCCCGAATCGATATTCGCCTGCTCCGTCCCAGTACGCGACCTGGACAGGGCGATCGAGTTCTACACGGGCATCCTATGCCTGGACGTTCTGGGCTGCACCGGCGCGGAGGCGTACCTCAGACGTGGTCAGTGCCGCATAATCCTGAGGGTGTCCGAGGATGCGGGTGTGGACACGGGGGTGTACTTCGGAGTGGACAGTCCCTTCAACACCCGCCGCCGCCTCATCGACGAGGACGTGGAGTTCGTCCGGGAGCCGGTCCACACGCCGTTCGGCACGTGCACGTCTTTCCTCGATCCGGACGGGAACGTGCTCCACGCGATAGACTGCGGCGCCGAGTTCAGAATCTGA
- a CDS encoding SufD family Fe-S cluster assembly protein translates to MSADNQSVKEALNKKGAYGADLDLDHYEEGSKDSVQIDDLQSSKYKDYMEKVGVVADEMNRSGTLMFIDNGMSHCSSSQQEGLEMMSTQDALKKYDWVKDYMWKAMDPAKDKYTAKSYLEEADGYFIRVKSGYHVKDPVQTCMMINTDKTIQNVHNIVIVEDNASLEMITGCSTSPHANDALHIGVSEIYLGENCNLTFSMIHSWGKQTGVRPRTATVVGKNSNYTNNYVILNPVGSLQSFPSASLAEGATALYNTMCIAHEGSDIDTGGLVYLNGRDSSAQIMSRSISMGGHMCARGRLVGNAPGAKAHLECRSIIMKDGGSTNAVPELEAHVADVEMTHEAAVGKIAQDQIEYLMSRGLTEDEAVSMIVRGFLSGSINGLPPALQQELDAAIEQANLGD, encoded by the coding sequence ATGTCAGCAGATAATCAGTCTGTGAAGGAAGCCCTGAACAAGAAGGGCGCGTACGGTGCCGACCTGGACCTGGACCACTACGAGGAGGGTTCGAAGGACTCCGTGCAGATAGACGACCTCCAGAGCTCCAAGTACAAGGACTACATGGAGAAGGTCGGGGTCGTGGCCGACGAGATGAACCGCTCCGGGACCCTGATGTTCATCGACAACGGCATGAGCCACTGCAGCTCCTCCCAGCAGGAGGGACTGGAGATGATGTCCACCCAGGACGCCCTGAAGAAGTACGACTGGGTCAAGGACTACATGTGGAAGGCGATGGACCCCGCCAAGGACAAGTACACCGCCAAGAGCTACCTCGAGGAGGCCGACGGCTACTTCATCCGCGTCAAGTCCGGGTACCACGTCAAGGACCCCGTCCAGACCTGCATGATGATCAACACGGACAAGACCATCCAGAACGTCCACAACATCGTCATCGTGGAGGACAACGCCTCCCTCGAGATGATCACGGGATGCTCGACCTCCCCCCATGCCAACGACGCCCTCCACATCGGGGTGTCCGAGATCTACCTGGGCGAGAACTGCAACCTGACCTTCTCCATGATCCACAGCTGGGGCAAGCAGACCGGCGTCCGCCCGAGGACCGCCACCGTGGTCGGGAAGAACTCCAACTACACCAACAACTACGTCATCCTGAACCCCGTCGGCAGCCTCCAGAGCTTCCCCTCCGCCAGCCTGGCCGAGGGCGCGACCGCCCTGTACAACACCATGTGCATCGCGCACGAGGGCTCCGACATCGACACCGGAGGACTGGTGTACCTGAACGGAAGGGACAGCAGCGCCCAGATCATGAGCAGGAGCATCTCCATGGGCGGACACATGTGCGCCCGCGGACGCCTCGTGGGGAACGCCCCCGGAGCGAAGGCCCACCTGGAGTGCAGGAGCATCATCATGAAGGACGGCGGATCGACCAACGCGGTCCCCGAGCTCGAGGCGCATGTGGCCGACGTCGAGATGACCCACGAGGCCGCCGTCGGAAAGATCGCCCAGGACCAGATCGAGTACCTGATGTCCAGGGGCCTCACCGAGGACGAGGCGGTCAGCATGATCGTCAGGGGATTCCTGTCGGGAAGCATCAACGGCCTCCCGCCGGCGCTCCAGCAGGAGCTGGACGCAGCCATCGAGCAGGCGAACCTCGGAGACTGA
- a CDS encoding ATP-binding cassette domain-containing protein, producing MLKVVDLHAVAGEREILKGVNLTVNEGETCVLFGPNGSGKSTLMSTIMGYSSIKVTQGQILFKGQDITEMTVDQRAKLGIGMMMQRPPNIYGVKLGDLIKASSPDNGEAILKDASKFKMQNFLEREVNVGFSGGEIKRSELLQLTAQKPEFILLDEPESGVDLENIDLIGNKVHDLLYDGSCPGKQRHVSSLVITHTGQIMDYIGADRGYVMRDGRIFCSGRPSDLLKEIRENGYGECDGCQQIISL from the coding sequence ATGCTGAAAGTGGTCGACCTGCACGCCGTGGCCGGCGAGAGGGAGATCCTGAAAGGCGTCAACCTCACCGTCAACGAGGGGGAGACATGCGTTCTTTTCGGACCCAACGGGTCCGGCAAGTCCACGCTGATGTCCACTATAATGGGCTACAGCTCGATCAAGGTCACTCAGGGCCAGATCCTGTTCAAGGGACAGGACATCACCGAGATGACGGTGGACCAGCGCGCGAAGCTGGGGATAGGCATGATGATGCAGCGCCCCCCGAACATCTACGGGGTCAAGCTCGGCGACCTCATCAAGGCGTCGTCCCCCGACAACGGGGAGGCCATCCTGAAGGACGCCTCCAAGTTCAAGATGCAGAACTTCCTCGAGAGGGAGGTCAACGTGGGCTTCTCCGGAGGGGAGATCAAGAGGTCCGAGCTCCTGCAGCTCACCGCCCAGAAACCCGAGTTCATCCTCCTGGACGAGCCCGAGTCCGGCGTGGACCTGGAGAACATCGACCTCATCGGCAACAAGGTCCACGACCTGCTGTACGACGGCAGCTGCCCCGGGAAGCAGAGGCACGTGTCGTCCCTGGTCATCACCCACACCGGCCAGATCATGGACTACATCGGCGCAGACCGCGGATACGTCATGAGGGACGGCAGGATATTCTGCTCCGGCAGGCCCAGCGACCTGCTCAAGGAGATCAGAGAGAACGGATACGGAGAGTGCGACGGATGTCAGCAGATAATCAGTCTGTGA
- a CDS encoding flavodoxin family protein, giving the protein MKVLALNGSPRPIGNTSNILHEVTDLFEREGIEVEIVYLYEYQFVNCNVCLTCEIRGDGRCIDEDDGFNDLLDRMRQADGIILAAPTYANACPSMMQTFLERAALVFGKGDHGLKGKVGGAIAVCGHDGASMVYNQMVDWMLMNQMLVSGSYPMPIVRALNSPQYEDDKEGMKGIHSLVEGMVSAIMRLNGYA; this is encoded by the coding sequence ATGAAGGTACTCGCGCTCAACGGAAGCCCCCGCCCGATCGGGAACACTAGCAACATACTCCACGAGGTCACGGACCTCTTCGAGAGGGAGGGCATAGAGGTGGAGATCGTCTACCTCTACGAGTACCAGTTCGTCAACTGCAACGTCTGCCTGACCTGCGAGATTAGGGGAGACGGCAGATGCATCGACGAGGACGACGGGTTCAACGACCTCCTGGACAGGATGAGGCAGGCGGACGGGATCATCCTCGCCGCGCCGACCTACGCCAACGCCTGCCCGAGCATGATGCAGACGTTCCTGGAGAGGGCCGCTCTCGTCTTCGGGAAGGGCGACCACGGCCTGAAGGGAAAGGTCGGGGGCGCGATCGCCGTGTGCGGACACGACGGCGCGTCCATGGTGTACAACCAGATGGTGGACTGGATGCTGATGAACCAGATGCTGGTGTCCGGGTCCTACCCGATGCCCATCGTGAGGGCGCTGAACTCCCCACAGTACGAGGATGACAAGGAGGGCATGAAGGGGATCCACTCCCTCGTGGAGGGGATGGTCTCCGCAATCATGCGCCTCAACGGCTACGCCTGA
- a CDS encoding ferredoxin: protein MLGRKVSIDKEKCDGCGLCVTACHEGAIELVDGKAELVRENVCDGLGDCLPACPRGAITFRDPEPPSTVPVAPGTDAQPSCLMADPGYQWPIQIALVHPRSDFFRGTLVIAADCTAFTIDDFRRRFVAGNPVIIGCPKLDDRTRFDKIASILAGNPIDRVHVVRMEVPCCRALTNIVAAAAETAGRPVEVTETVVSRSGSVVSENRL, encoded by the coding sequence ATGCTCGGAAGGAAGGTCTCCATAGACAAGGAGAAATGCGACGGATGCGGACTGTGCGTGACCGCCTGCCACGAAGGTGCCATAGAACTGGTGGACGGGAAGGCCGAACTCGTCCGCGAGAACGTCTGCGACGGCCTCGGCGACTGCCTTCCGGCCTGCCCCAGGGGTGCGATCACCTTCAGGGACCCGGAACCCCCGTCGACCGTGCCGGTCGCGCCCGGGACCGACGCGCAGCCGTCCTGCCTCATGGCGGACCCCGGATACCAGTGGCCCATCCAGATCGCACTCGTCCACCCAAGGTCCGACTTCTTCAGGGGGACCCTCGTCATCGCTGCCGACTGCACCGCGTTCACCATCGACGACTTCAGGAGGAGGTTCGTGGCCGGGAACCCCGTGATCATCGGATGCCCCAAGCTGGACGATCGCACGAGGTTCGACAAGATCGCATCCATCCTGGCTGGCAACCCGATCGACAGGGTACATGTCGTGAGGATGGAGGTCCCCTGCTGCAGGGCGCTCACCAACATCGTGGCGGCGGCCGCCGAGACCGCCGGCAGACCCGTCGAGGTCACGGAGACGGTCGTCTCCCGCAGCGGATCGGTCGTATCGGAGAACCGTCTGTGA